The Sulfolobus acidocaldarius DSM 639 genome has a window encoding:
- a CDS encoding protein-lysine N-methyltransferase, translated as MSYVPHVPYVPTPDKVVKRMLEIAKAGKEDTVYDLGCGDGRVVITAAKDFEVKKSVCIEINDERLKETLENINKSNVVGRAFAVKGNFFEADLSEATVLTMFLLTNVNEMLKPKLEKELKPGTRIVSHEFEIRGWIPKEVIKVEDGNMTHLVYLYIVGEHK; from the coding sequence GTGAGTTACGTACCACATGTCCCTTACGTTCCAACACCAGATAAAGTAGTAAAAAGAATGCTAGAGATCGCAAAAGCAGGAAAAGAAGACACAGTTTATGATCTTGGATGCGGAGATGGTAGAGTAGTAATCACAGCAGCTAAAGATTTTGAAGTAAAGAAGTCAGTCTGCATAGAAATTAACGATGAAAGATTAAAGGAGACACTCGAAAATATAAACAAGAGTAACGTAGTCGGGAGAGCTTTTGCTGTGAAAGGTAACTTTTTTGAAGCCGATTTATCCGAGGCAACTGTACTAACAATGTTCTTGTTGACAAATGTTAATGAAATGCTAAAGCCAAAACTAGAAAAAGAATTGAAGCCTGGAACTAGAATAGTATCTCATGAATTTGAGATAAGAGGATGGATTCCAAAAGAAGTAATAAAAGTAGAAGACGGTAATATGACACATCTAGTATATTTATACATAGTTGGTGAACATAAGTGA
- a CDS encoding V-type ATP synthase subunit E, whose product MVDFEELLSKTQEVEKKKIDEELKKAFTEANLIVDEAYNEILSEYSKRIQEIISKNIEALRGEEAKLEVETKRAVNKEKDYWVQQVFQKTLDELEKIANTKDYKNRIESILSRELTEGAIVYCSNNDKKFIEGILTTKRINNVSVEVDNSIKGGVKIYYPDKKLTRDFTLKTILNQIFEDLRDDVARILFGE is encoded by the coding sequence ATGGTTGATTTTGAAGAGTTATTATCTAAGACTCAAGAGGTCGAGAAAAAGAAGATAGACGAAGAGTTAAAGAAAGCTTTCACCGAGGCAAATCTAATTGTAGATGAGGCTTATAATGAAATATTATCTGAATACTCAAAGAGAATCCAGGAGATTATATCAAAAAATATTGAGGCTTTGAGAGGAGAGGAAGCTAAGCTTGAAGTAGAAACTAAAAGAGCTGTAAATAAGGAGAAGGATTACTGGGTTCAGCAAGTATTTCAGAAGACTTTAGATGAGTTAGAAAAGATAGCAAATACTAAGGATTACAAAAATAGAATAGAAAGTATTTTATCTAGGGAGTTAACTGAGGGAGCTATTGTTTATTGCTCAAATAACGATAAGAAGTTCATTGAGGGAATATTAACGACAAAGCGAATCAATAACGTATCAGTAGAGGTAGATAATTCTATTAAGGGTGGAGTAAAAATATACTATCCAGATAAGAAGTTGACACGTGATTTTACCCTTAAAACAATTTTAAATCAAATTTTTGAAGATTTAAGAGATGATGTTGCAAGAATTTTATTTGGTGAGTAA
- a CDS encoding DUF2286 domain-containing protein has product MKILVLRSEEGNISKKEVVDGGLRNILVKIANDALGEWDERSSDFTIIKDTQEVKIPLPLKPQLYEIIKDFLKSRTKTEAIAEIPVYIISFDNQWVESDYRDKKVYIVSPYIDENAEKELEDYAKQVTSLERPEPTEPEEDMDDEEE; this is encoded by the coding sequence GTGAAGATCTTAGTGTTGAGAAGTGAAGAAGGAAATATCTCTAAAAAAGAGGTAGTTGATGGAGGACTTAGAAACATACTTGTAAAAATAGCTAACGATGCTTTAGGAGAATGGGATGAAAGAAGCTCGGACTTCACTATAATAAAGGATACACAAGAGGTTAAAATACCACTTCCACTTAAGCCACAGTTATACGAAATAATAAAAGACTTCCTAAAATCTAGAACTAAAACTGAAGCAATAGCTGAGATACCAGTTTATATAATAAGTTTCGATAATCAATGGGTCGAATCTGATTATAGAGATAAAAAAGTCTATATAGTATCTCCATACATAGATGAAAACGCAGAGAAGGAATTAGAAGATTATGCAAAACAAGTAACATCGCTAGAACGACCAGAACCAACAGAACCAGAAGAAGATATGGACGATGAAGAAGAATAA
- the pgsA gene encoding archaetidylinositol phosphate synthase, producing MLTRIRKQSKKILLPIARALIKIKINANTITFVGLILSLIYLIVLVFFKNPILGLVLLLLSGFMDAIDGEVARLSGSAGSKGSFLDSSLDRIEDMNYILGLLGLGFPSLLVGLLIGISITISYLRAKAESLGLKKIEGRGLIERGERIIILFVILLVSIFSVLISLYIAYIFLILSIVTVIQRFIYIYFNLS from the coding sequence ATGCTTACAAGAATACGAAAACAGTCCAAGAAAATTCTATTGCCTATTGCTAGAGCACTAATTAAGATTAAAATTAATGCTAATACTATAACTTTCGTTGGTCTGATTTTATCTTTAATCTACTTGATAGTTCTAGTTTTCTTTAAGAATCCTATCTTAGGGTTAGTCCTATTATTGCTGTCCGGATTCATGGATGCTATAGATGGAGAGGTAGCTAGATTATCAGGATCAGCTGGAAGCAAGGGAAGTTTTCTCGACAGTAGTTTAGACAGAATTGAAGATATGAATTATATTTTAGGTCTCTTAGGCTTAGGTTTTCCATCATTATTGGTTGGCTTATTGATAGGTATATCTATTACCATTTCTTACCTTAGAGCCAAGGCTGAATCGCTGGGGCTTAAAAAAATAGAAGGCAGAGGTTTAATTGAAAGGGGAGAGCGTATAATAATACTGTTTGTAATATTACTAGTTTCAATATTTTCAGTCCTTATTTCACTATACATAGCATATATTTTCCTTATACTCTCGATAGTTACAGTAATTCAGAGGTTCATTTACATTTACTTTAACCTTAGCTAA
- a CDS encoding DNA-directed DNA polymerase I — translation MSKQATLFDFSIKKNESKEQTNQESVEVPKQTANRTKIEWIKEAEDGKVYFLLQVDYDGKKSRAVCKLYDKEGKKIYIMQDESGHKPYFLTDIDPDKVNKITKVVRDPSFDHLELINKVDPYTGKKIRLTKIVVKDPLAVRRMRSSLPKAYEAHIKYYNNYVYDNGLIPGLIYKVNKGKLTQLNPELKGEEINEIKKAFADADEMTKETVNDWIPILETEVPDIKRVSLDIEVYTPNRGRIPDPERAEFPIISVALAGNDGSKIVLALKREDVNSDFSKKDGVQVEIFDSEKKLLARLFEIIREYPMLLTFNGDDFDIPYIYFRALRLNFSPEEVPLDVVSGEGKFLAGIHIDLYKFFFNRAVRIYAFEGKYSEYSLDAVATALLGISKVKLDTFISFLDIDKLIEYNLRDAEITLKLTTFNNNLVLKLMVLLARISKLGLEELTRTEVSTWIKNLYYWEHRKRNWLIPLKEEILVRSNQVKTAAVIKGKKYKGAVVIDPPAGVYFNVVVLDFASLYPSIIKNWNISYETIDIDECTKKVWVEDETGEKLHYVCMDKPGITAVITGLIRDFRVKVYKKKAKYSNISEEQRSLYDVVQRAMKVFINATYGVFGAENFPLYAPAVAESVTAIGRYIITTTYKQAEKLNLKVIYGDTDSLFLYNPTKDKLEELIKFVKQNFNLDLEVDKSYKYVAFSGLKKNYFGVYPDGKTEIKGMLAKKRNTPEFIKKEFAEIKNMLASLNSPNDIPEVKNKLEIKIKDIYNKLRNKGYNLDDLAFRIMLSKPLDSYTKNTPQHVKAGLQLRAFGVNVLPRDVIMFVKVKSKDGVKPIQLAKISEIDIEKYVETLRTTFEQILKAFGISWDEIVSTISIDSFFGSKK, via the coding sequence ATGTCCAAACAAGCAACACTCTTTGATTTTTCCATAAAGAAGAATGAGAGTAAAGAGCAGACTAATCAAGAGAGTGTAGAGGTACCTAAACAAACCGCTAATAGGACGAAAATAGAGTGGATAAAGGAAGCTGAAGACGGAAAAGTGTATTTCTTGTTACAAGTTGATTATGATGGTAAAAAGTCACGTGCAGTTTGTAAGCTTTATGATAAAGAGGGTAAGAAAATTTACATTATGCAAGATGAATCAGGTCACAAACCCTACTTTCTCACTGATATTGACCCAGATAAGGTTAACAAAATAACTAAGGTTGTAAGGGATCCTTCATTTGATCATCTCGAGCTCATAAACAAAGTTGATCCTTATACGGGAAAGAAGATTAGACTTACTAAAATTGTTGTTAAAGACCCATTAGCTGTACGAAGAATGAGGAGCTCTTTGCCCAAGGCATATGAAGCTCACATAAAATACTATAACAATTACGTATACGATAATGGCTTAATTCCAGGGCTAATATATAAGGTTAATAAGGGAAAGCTTACACAGCTTAATCCTGAACTTAAAGGAGAGGAAATTAATGAAATTAAGAAAGCTTTCGCTGACGCTGATGAGATGACAAAAGAGACGGTAAATGATTGGATACCTATCCTAGAGACTGAGGTACCTGATATAAAGAGAGTATCATTAGATATAGAGGTTTACACTCCAAATAGGGGAAGAATACCCGATCCTGAAAGGGCTGAATTTCCTATAATTAGTGTTGCATTAGCTGGTAATGATGGTAGCAAGATCGTTTTAGCGTTAAAAAGAGAGGACGTAAATTCTGATTTTAGTAAGAAAGACGGCGTCCAAGTAGAGATTTTCGATTCTGAAAAGAAACTTCTAGCTAGATTATTCGAGATAATCCGAGAATATCCAATGCTACTAACCTTTAACGGCGATGATTTTGACATACCATACATATATTTTAGAGCCTTGAGACTTAATTTCAGCCCTGAGGAGGTTCCACTGGATGTTGTAAGTGGTGAGGGTAAGTTTTTAGCAGGTATTCATATAGACCTCTACAAATTTTTCTTTAACAGGGCAGTGAGAATATATGCTTTTGAAGGCAAGTATAGTGAATACAGCCTAGACGCAGTTGCTACAGCCTTGCTGGGCATTTCTAAGGTTAAGCTTGATACGTTCATTAGCTTTCTGGACATAGATAAGTTAATCGAGTATAACCTCAGGGATGCTGAGATCACACTTAAACTTACTACTTTCAATAACAATTTAGTACTAAAATTAATGGTATTACTAGCTAGAATATCGAAACTAGGATTAGAAGAATTAACTAGAACAGAAGTTTCAACATGGATTAAGAATCTATATTATTGGGAACATAGAAAGAGAAACTGGCTCATCCCACTTAAAGAAGAGATCCTTGTAAGATCAAACCAAGTTAAAACGGCTGCTGTTATAAAGGGTAAAAAGTATAAGGGAGCTGTTGTCATAGACCCTCCTGCAGGAGTATACTTTAATGTGGTAGTATTAGATTTTGCATCGCTGTATCCATCAATAATAAAGAATTGGAACATTAGCTATGAAACTATAGATATTGATGAGTGTACTAAAAAGGTATGGGTTGAAGACGAAACTGGGGAGAAGCTACATTATGTGTGTATGGATAAACCTGGAATAACAGCAGTGATCACGGGACTAATAAGGGATTTTAGAGTTAAAGTTTACAAGAAGAAGGCAAAGTACAGTAATATATCTGAGGAGCAAAGATCATTATACGATGTTGTCCAGAGAGCCATGAAGGTATTCATTAATGCCACTTATGGTGTATTTGGAGCAGAGAACTTCCCGCTATATGCCCCTGCAGTGGCAGAGAGTGTGACTGCGATCGGAAGATACATAATAACCACCACCTATAAACAGGCTGAAAAGCTCAATCTCAAAGTGATTTATGGAGATACAGATTCGCTATTCTTATACAATCCAACAAAAGACAAGTTGGAGGAGCTAATAAAATTCGTAAAACAGAATTTCAATTTAGATCTAGAGGTAGATAAATCATATAAGTACGTAGCATTTTCAGGATTGAAGAAAAATTACTTTGGTGTATATCCTGATGGTAAGACTGAAATTAAAGGAATGTTAGCTAAAAAAAGAAATACACCGGAATTTATAAAGAAGGAATTTGCAGAAATAAAGAATATGTTAGCTTCCTTAAATTCGCCAAATGATATTCCTGAGGTAAAGAATAAGCTTGAGATTAAAATAAAGGATATATATAATAAACTTAGAAATAAGGGATATAATCTTGATGACTTGGCATTCAGAATAATGTTATCAAAACCTTTAGATTCATACACTAAAAATACACCTCAGCATGTTAAGGCTGGTTTACAACTTAGAGCATTTGGTGTAAATGTGTTACCAAGAGACGTTATAATGTTTGTTAAGGTTAAAAGTAAGGATGGCGTAAAGCCTATTCAGCTTGCTAAAATTTCAGAAATAGACATAGAAAAATATGTAGAGACACTAAGAACTACATTCGAACAAATACTTAAAGCGTTCGGAATTAGTTGGGATGAAATAGTATCTACAATATCAATTGACTCCTTCTTCGGAAGTAAGAAATGA
- a CDS encoding V-type ATP synthase subunit F — protein sequence MGKVIVIGDKYTVNLFKLIGTEGIILEDPLELENTLLKIRKREDVDLVLVTNDTYTPVKEKVDNLILEQKKPLITVIPSPFSEAKPVDVKGLILKSLGFG from the coding sequence ATGGGTAAAGTTATTGTTATTGGCGATAAGTATACTGTTAATTTGTTTAAACTTATAGGTACGGAGGGTATTATATTAGAAGACCCTCTAGAACTAGAGAACACACTTCTAAAGATTAGAAAAAGAGAAGATGTAGACTTAGTGTTAGTAACTAATGACACATACACTCCAGTAAAGGAAAAAGTGGATAACCTTATATTAGAGCAGAAAAAACCACTCATAACAGTTATTCCAAGCCCATTTAGTGAAGCTAAACCTGTTGATGTAAAAGGTTTAATACTTAAATCACTTGGTTTTGGGTGA
- a CDS encoding V-type ATP synthase subunit I — MILPETVVRAEIITTKDNVNEVVSKLLKLGTFEPDDPKVPISQNRLEDARRILGEINDKIARLILLMEASEIAVEPKGNLKQDKQDWIEIARIYTSEASKIEEKYRELLEEIQKLKSERDSLKLKLDELEPFKDVDIDLKKIYANTYFDVALAILNRQQIEELKKRGFEVISYQSNNFYPSLIIGLKGTGLNETLKELGIKRLETQDLVSPSQQYKTIMDRINYIDGVLGAKRKELREKANEDKEWIQSTYGKLLTLRDSMLVLSKAKISDYFIQIEGYVLEKSTKQLTNSLKDSAVVVYEYPKRFGEQEEPPTYVNLPKSIRPLESIIELYGTPSYWEISPTLFLIITFPLIFGLMFPDLGNAIILLIFAVWFHNYGKKRNSESIRYLSLVLIYSSIIAAITGILAREFFGPLAVGGLRELLNNPSYPVGPLYNIWPISESVYEKIAPILPTSGETGIVNTIIISLLLGSILLFVSSILGVINTIKKKDYEYLVLDRLPLLLIYTPPLIVFSYGFTNISNYTLQIQELLGGIEYFIFHSGSPAPGTTQILATSLVIWVELALIYNWIGKIIILRKHEKVSIGNAIVTGFIEGAFEAGILLLSNVISFIRILIFAIAHYYILFAFSFMGYLAAGSPNSLLAVFINPASIAIIIVGNLLAIALEGLVVFIQDMRLHFYEMFSKFYEGRGRKFNPVKTYVELP, encoded by the coding sequence TTGATTCTGCCGGAAACAGTGGTAAGAGCTGAAATAATAACGACAAAGGATAACGTGAATGAAGTCGTTAGTAAACTTCTTAAATTGGGGACTTTTGAGCCCGATGATCCTAAAGTACCAATTTCACAGAACAGGCTTGAGGATGCAAGAAGGATATTAGGAGAAATCAACGATAAAATAGCAAGACTAATACTCCTCATGGAAGCATCTGAAATAGCTGTAGAGCCAAAAGGAAACCTAAAACAGGATAAACAGGATTGGATTGAAATAGCACGTATTTATACTTCTGAAGCCTCTAAAATAGAGGAAAAATATCGCGAATTGCTTGAAGAAATACAAAAATTGAAATCAGAGAGAGATTCATTAAAACTCAAACTTGATGAATTAGAACCATTCAAGGATGTAGATATTGACCTGAAGAAAATATATGCAAACACTTATTTTGACGTGGCATTGGCTATATTAAATCGCCAACAAATTGAGGAGTTGAAGAAAAGAGGTTTTGAAGTTATCTCGTATCAGTCAAATAATTTCTATCCGTCCCTGATCATAGGTCTAAAGGGGACTGGACTTAATGAGACGTTAAAGGAATTAGGAATCAAAAGATTAGAGACCCAGGATTTGGTGTCGCCTAGCCAGCAATATAAGACCATTATGGACAGAATTAACTACATAGATGGTGTTCTTGGTGCAAAAAGAAAGGAATTAAGAGAGAAAGCTAATGAAGATAAAGAATGGATACAATCTACATACGGAAAACTTCTAACACTTAGAGACAGTATGTTGGTTCTATCTAAAGCCAAAATTTCAGACTACTTTATTCAAATCGAGGGATATGTGTTAGAAAAATCCACTAAACAATTAACAAATTCCTTAAAAGATTCAGCTGTAGTAGTGTACGAATATCCGAAGAGATTCGGTGAACAAGAAGAACCACCTACTTATGTTAATTTACCTAAGTCAATAAGACCACTAGAGAGCATAATAGAGTTATACGGCACTCCTTCATATTGGGAGATATCACCCACACTATTTCTTATAATTACTTTCCCTCTGATCTTCGGACTTATGTTTCCGGATCTGGGAAACGCAATAATTTTACTCATATTTGCAGTTTGGTTCCACAATTATGGCAAAAAGAGAAATAGTGAGAGTATTAGATACCTATCTCTAGTGTTAATTTATAGTAGTATTATTGCAGCGATAACAGGTATATTAGCTAGGGAGTTCTTTGGACCTTTAGCTGTGGGCGGTCTACGTGAATTGTTAAATAACCCGTCCTATCCAGTAGGGCCATTATATAACATCTGGCCTATTTCCGAATCTGTATATGAGAAGATAGCTCCAATACTGCCAACCTCAGGAGAAACAGGTATAGTTAATACTATAATAATATCATTGCTACTAGGTTCAATATTACTGTTTGTAAGTTCAATATTAGGCGTGATAAATACAATAAAGAAGAAGGATTACGAATACCTTGTCCTAGATAGGTTACCTTTACTTCTGATTTACACTCCACCACTGATCGTATTCTCCTATGGATTTACAAATATCTCAAACTATACATTACAGATACAGGAATTACTGGGAGGTATTGAATACTTCATATTCCATTCAGGTTCGCCTGCCCCTGGTACAACACAAATATTAGCAACGTCATTAGTTATCTGGGTAGAGCTTGCCCTAATATATAATTGGATAGGAAAAATAATTATACTTAGAAAGCATGAGAAGGTTAGTATAGGAAATGCTATAGTTACTGGATTTATAGAAGGTGCATTTGAAGCTGGAATATTATTACTATCAAATGTAATTTCATTCATAAGGATCTTAATATTCGCAATTGCTCACTACTACATACTATTCGCGTTCTCGTTCATGGGTTATCTTGCGGCAGGTTCTCCAAATTCATTACTTGCAGTATTCATAAATCCAGCATCAATAGCAATCATAATAGTAGGTAATTTGCTGGCTATAGCACTAGAAGGGCTAGTAGTTTTCATACAGGACATGAGATTACACTTCTACGAAATGTTCAGCAAATTCTATGAGGGAAGAGGAAGAAAATTCAATCCAGTAAAAACGTATGTTGAATTACCTTAA
- the metG gene encoding methionine--tRNA ligase, with protein sequence MKVLVTSAWPYVNAVPHLGNLIGSILSADVFARYARLKYGKENVVFVSGSDEHGTPIEIEARKRNIEPKKLTDQAHAYDKKLFIDTWKISFDNYSRTESEVHKEFVRNFLVKLEKYIKVEEDEIPYCEKDKLFLPDRFIKGVCPYCGFEDARGDQCDNCGRLLTPRSLVNAKCALCGNPPVFKVTKHWFFDLSEFGDKIRDWISSSSTMPDNVKSVALSWVKEGLRPRSITRDNMWGIPAPFAGAENKTIYVWFEALLGYLSATVEYFKNLGKEEMWKEFWLYNDTKTYYFIGKDNIPFHAVILPAMLMASNEKYNLPSVIAATEYLLYEGQKFSKSRKIGVWIDEADKLMDVEYWRFILIRLRPEEKDTNFTWREALRIVNTELNDDIGNYANRVLSMVKRYYDGVVPSPKEAIFNDEDKNLITLIKESPKRMGELFELGKIKAGSEEILKLARSGNLYLNNRAPWSLVKTNKEEANNVLYISVNSLRTLAIMLYPIMPTYSSNLYQQLGLSNLESETWDSAGSLKIMPGHKIGEIRSLFKKIEMSPEELMKKLDEIRREVEKERPDLLR encoded by the coding sequence ATGAAGGTTTTAGTAACATCTGCATGGCCTTATGTTAATGCAGTTCCACATCTGGGAAATTTAATAGGCTCTATATTATCAGCAGATGTCTTTGCAAGATATGCCAGATTAAAATATGGAAAGGAAAATGTCGTTTTTGTAAGTGGTAGTGATGAACACGGTACACCTATCGAAATTGAGGCAAGGAAGAGAAACATAGAACCCAAGAAATTGACCGATCAGGCGCATGCCTATGATAAGAAATTATTTATTGACACATGGAAGATAAGCTTTGACAATTATAGCAGGACTGAGTCTGAAGTACACAAAGAGTTCGTTAGAAATTTTCTAGTAAAACTCGAGAAATACATCAAGGTAGAAGAGGACGAGATTCCATACTGTGAAAAAGACAAGTTATTTCTTCCGGATAGATTTATAAAGGGAGTATGTCCTTACTGTGGCTTTGAAGACGCTAGAGGTGATCAGTGTGATAATTGTGGTAGATTGTTGACTCCAAGATCATTAGTAAATGCTAAGTGTGCACTATGTGGTAATCCACCTGTATTTAAAGTTACCAAGCATTGGTTTTTCGATTTATCTGAATTTGGAGATAAAATAAGGGACTGGATATCCAGTTCCAGCACAATGCCTGATAACGTAAAATCTGTTGCATTAAGCTGGGTTAAGGAAGGTCTTAGACCAAGAAGTATAACACGAGATAACATGTGGGGTATACCTGCACCATTTGCAGGTGCAGAGAACAAAACAATATATGTCTGGTTTGAAGCTCTTCTAGGTTATCTATCTGCAACAGTAGAGTACTTCAAAAATTTAGGAAAAGAAGAGATGTGGAAGGAATTTTGGTTATATAATGATACTAAAACCTATTATTTCATCGGAAAGGATAACATTCCTTTCCATGCTGTTATATTACCTGCAATGTTGATGGCAAGTAATGAAAAATATAATTTACCTAGCGTTATAGCTGCTACTGAATATCTTCTCTATGAGGGTCAGAAGTTTAGTAAGAGTAGGAAAATAGGCGTGTGGATCGATGAAGCTGATAAATTGATGGATGTAGAGTATTGGAGGTTTATATTAATTAGGTTAAGACCAGAGGAGAAAGACACAAACTTCACTTGGAGAGAAGCTCTTAGAATAGTTAATACAGAGCTAAACGACGACATTGGCAATTACGCTAATAGGGTACTCTCGATGGTAAAGCGATACTATGATGGTGTTGTCCCATCTCCTAAGGAGGCAATATTCAATGACGAAGACAAGAATTTGATTACGTTAATTAAGGAATCTCCTAAAAGGATGGGAGAGTTGTTTGAGCTAGGAAAGATAAAGGCGGGAAGTGAAGAGATCTTAAAACTTGCCAGGTCAGGAAATCTTTATCTGAATAATAGAGCCCCCTGGTCATTAGTAAAGACCAATAAAGAGGAAGCTAATAATGTATTATACATTTCTGTAAACTCCTTGAGGACCCTTGCTATAATGCTATATCCAATCATGCCAACTTATTCATCTAACTTATATCAACAATTAGGACTCTCTAATTTGGAGAGTGAGACATGGGACTCAGCAGGCTCCTTGAAAATAATGCCTGGTCATAAAATAGGCGAAATAAGGAGTTTATTTAAGAAGATAGAAATGTCACCAGAAGAGTTAATGAAAAAATTGGATGAAATAAGAAGGGAAGTGGAAAAAGAAAGACCTGATCTTTTAAGGTAA
- the priL gene encoding DNA primase regulatory subunit PriL, protein MPTIDFSKYPFLKDIGEELKKFGGGVTLNDILESKYLEVAKERLEKIIKDEKVESFSNVRNSVLVFYSLILIVALLNNRSITENIAKKESKLIESDLIKENPENLLEIGKLLGVNVSKDELKFSIKDKGKERNIILPFSIPLTDYLFHIREIKRINENFKLNKRIVTNGKVYINKADLTRLLREKIRLKIIELINSIKLPSVPDNLKKIADELRGRKTPPCIVELRKKKELTDEEKRILVVYSVNVNEVTDELDKELVAKFRGNRRERYIVYSCEIMKKLNLCVAECGVKNPLELYYGRLLS, encoded by the coding sequence GTGCCTACAATAGACTTTTCCAAATATCCTTTTCTCAAAGATATTGGAGAGGAGCTGAAAAAATTCGGTGGAGGAGTAACTTTAAACGATATTTTGGAAAGCAAATACCTTGAGGTAGCAAAAGAGAGACTCGAAAAGATTATAAAAGATGAAAAAGTTGAGAGCTTTTCCAACGTTAGAAATTCCGTACTGGTGTTTTACTCACTCATATTGATAGTTGCTTTATTGAATAATAGAAGTATTACAGAAAATATAGCCAAAAAAGAGAGTAAACTTATTGAAAGTGACTTAATTAAAGAGAATCCTGAAAATCTTCTAGAAATAGGAAAACTTTTAGGAGTTAATGTAAGTAAGGATGAGTTGAAATTTTCAATAAAAGACAAGGGTAAAGAGAGAAATATAATACTACCTTTCAGTATTCCCTTAACAGACTATTTATTTCATATTAGAGAGATAAAGAGAATTAACGAGAACTTTAAATTAAACAAGCGCATAGTGACTAATGGAAAGGTCTACATTAACAAGGCAGATTTAACTAGATTGCTCAGAGAAAAGATTAGGCTTAAAATAATAGAACTTATTAACTCCATCAAATTACCCTCAGTTCCTGATAACCTTAAAAAGATTGCAGATGAGTTAAGAGGAAGGAAAACACCCCCTTGCATTGTAGAACTAAGAAAGAAAAAAGAGTTGACAGATGAAGAGAAAAGGATTCTAGTTGTGTACTCAGTGAACGTCAATGAAGTAACTGATGAATTAGATAAAGAGTTAGTAGCAAAATTTAGGGGAAACAGAAGGGAGAGATATATTGTTTATTCGTGCGAAATAATGAAAAAACTCAATCTATGCGTTGCTGAATGCGGAGTTAAAAATCCTCTGGAATTATATTACGGACGTCTACTTAGCTAA